The genomic window ATCGCTATTCCGTTGAATTGCGGTGCAAAGATAGGTGGATTTTTTGAATTAGCAATAGTTTAGGATGAAAAAATTAGAACAAATCGATAAATTTCATACTTTTGTCCCCCATATATAATTAACACTAGCATGAAAAATACTCCTGTAGACTATCAGACAGCCAGACGGATTATCGATGGCTTTGGACTTCCCGATTTTGGGAAAGCGACTATCCGGGAGGTAGTTGCCATATCCACGCAATTGGAACAAGAAACGGGAACCGAGTTCATCCATATGGAAATGGGCGTACCGGGCTTGAAAGCCGCTCAAGTAGGCGTAGACGCTGAGATCGAAGCCCTTCGTAACGGTATAGCGTCTATCTACCCGAACATCAACGGAACTCCCGAAGTGAAAAAGCAAGCTTCCCGCTTTATCAAGGCGTTTATAAATATAGATATAGACCCGGAGTGTTGCGTACCCGTAACCGGTTCCATGCAGGGCACATACGCCTCTTTCCTTACGGCCGGACAATGTACGCCGGGAAAAGACACCATCTTGTTTATCGACCCCGGATTCCCCGTGCAGAAACAGCAAATAGCCGTTATGGGCTATAAATATGAGTCGTTCGACGTATACGAATATCGTGGCGAGCGATTGCGTGAGGCCTTGGAAGCGCATCTTTCCAAAGGCAATATTGCTGCGATGATCTATTCCAACCCGAACAATCCGGCTTGGTTTTGCCTCACCGACGAGGAGTTGAAGATCATCGGCGAGATGGCCAACAAATACGACGTGATCGTCATAGAAGATCTCGCCTATTTTGCCATGGATTTCCGCAAGGACCTCGGATGTCCTTTCGAGCCTCCTTACCAAGCGAGCGTAGCCCGTTATACCGATAATTATATCATGCAGATATCCGGCTCTAAGGCGTTCAGCTATGCCGGACAGCGTATCGGCGTGACAGCGATCTCCAATAAACTTTACCATCGCTCCTATCCGGGATTGACTCAGCGTTATGGAGGTGGTACGTTCGGTACGGTATATATCCACCGTGTCTTATACGCCCTATCTTCCGGAACCAGCCACTCGGCCCAATTCGCCTTAGCCGCTATGTTCAAGGCCGCCGCAGACGGTACGTTCGACTTTGTCTCGCAAGTGAAAGAATACGGACGTCGTGCGGAGAAACTAAAGAAGATTTTTACGGATCATGGTTTCACAATCGTTTATGATCACGATCTGGACCAACCGATAGCCGACGGTTTCTATTTCACGATCGGTTACCCGGGAATGACCGGCGGACAATTGATGGAAGAGCTGGTTTATTACGGAGTAAGCGCCATATCATTAAGTACCACAGGCAGTAACCAACAAGGACTACGGGCTTGTACCTCTTTCATAAAAGATCACCAATATGATTTGCTGGACGAAAGACTGAGATTATTCGAGGAAAATCATCAAGCATAAATTAACAATAAGCCCGGTCGGTTCACGTTTATTAACTTGAATCCCGGGCTTTTCATTTGCTTCTTATTAAAAAACGCCTTATATTGTCGGTGAATTAGTAACAACCTAACATTCACGATCATGGCATCTTATAAAAATATATTTAAAATAACACATAACGATGTCCTTCCTATTCAAGGAAGTATTCTGATTGCCGAGCCTTTTTTACAAGATGCCTATTTCCAACGTTCCGTCGTATTATTAATAGAGCATACGGAACACGGATCGATGGGATTTGTCTTGAATAAAAAAACGGATCTTATCGTAAACTCTTTTTTCAAGGAGTTTGCCGAATTTCCGGAGATACCGATTTATCTGGGGGGGCCGGTCAGCCCCAACCGTTTGTTCTTTATTCATTCCTTAGGGGATAATATCATTCCGGACGCGTTAAAGATCAATGATTATTTATATTTCGACGGGGATTTCAACGCATTGAAACGATACATCCTCAACGGGCACCCAATCGATGGGAAAGTGAAGTTTTTCTTGGGATATTCCGGATGGACCGAAGGGCAATTAAACCATGAAATCAAACGGAACTCGTGGGCCGTAAGCCATATCACCACCGATAATATCCTGTCTGCCGACGGGGAGGGCTATTGGAAAGATTCCGTAGAATTATTAGGCAATGATTATAAAACTTGGACAAAATATCCGAAGGACCCGTATTTAAATTAACTGCATTATGCAGACATCGGAATAACCATCCGGTGTCCTGATCCAGTCCTTAAGCGTCCCCGCCTCGACAAATCCCAGACGGGTAAATAATTTCTTGCTAGGCTCGTTCGCCACGGGAATATGCACATAAAGTTGATGAAGCTTCAAAAACGTATAAGCGTATTCCATCAATAGTCTTAAC from Parabacteroides distasonis ATCC 8503 includes these protein-coding regions:
- a CDS encoding pyridoxal phosphate-dependent aminotransferase: MKNTPVDYQTARRIIDGFGLPDFGKATIREVVAISTQLEQETGTEFIHMEMGVPGLKAAQVGVDAEIEALRNGIASIYPNINGTPEVKKQASRFIKAFINIDIDPECCVPVTGSMQGTYASFLTAGQCTPGKDTILFIDPGFPVQKQQIAVMGYKYESFDVYEYRGERLREALEAHLSKGNIAAMIYSNPNNPAWFCLTDEELKIIGEMANKYDVIVIEDLAYFAMDFRKDLGCPFEPPYQASVARYTDNYIMQISGSKAFSYAGQRIGVTAISNKLYHRSYPGLTQRYGGGTFGTVYIHRVLYALSSGTSHSAQFALAAMFKAAADGTFDFVSQVKEYGRRAEKLKKIFTDHGFTIVYDHDLDQPIADGFYFTIGYPGMTGGQLMEELVYYGVSAISLSTTGSNQQGLRACTSFIKDHQYDLLDERLRLFEENHQA
- a CDS encoding YqgE/AlgH family protein, whose translation is MASYKNIFKITHNDVLPIQGSILIAEPFLQDAYFQRSVVLLIEHTEHGSMGFVLNKKTDLIVNSFFKEFAEFPEIPIYLGGPVSPNRLFFIHSLGDNIIPDALKINDYLYFDGDFNALKRYILNGHPIDGKVKFFLGYSGWTEGQLNHEIKRNSWAVSHITTDNILSADGEGYWKDSVELLGNDYKTWTKYPKDPYLN